Within the Rhizobium grahamii genome, the region CTCGCGTTTTTATCAGCATGCTCGGCGCCCTCGGCGTTTTTGCTGTGGCGACGTACTGGCTGAGCGGCTCTCTTTCCGGAATGATCATCAAGACCGTGATCTGCGCGATTCTCTTGCAGGCCGGATACTTCGGTGGCGTGCTCTATCTCGTCTGGAAGGAAAGCAGGGAACGTCGCG harbors:
- a CDS encoding exopolysaccharide production repressor protein, whose translation is MYAPRVFISMLGALGVFAVATYWLSGSLSGMIIKTVICAILLQAGYFGGVLYLVWKESRERRARQPSQNRGEEPEKLSVTPFKNSEPFNR